Genomic DNA from Leptospira venezuelensis:
TTTCGGACTTCTTTTAAACGAAGGAGAAGAGGATTTTTATAGAACCTCAGGAGATTTTACGGACTTCTTTGGAAAAGTTTTAGGAAAAGAAAAGGATCTATTTCCTCTCACAGTTGAATTAGGGACTTTTGGAAACCTAAATATGATGGGAGCTATTCGAGGAAGTTTCTTGATGATTAGTGAAAACCGTATCCGATTCCATGGATCAAAATCCGAATCGGAAGCGGATAAAGTGAGGGAAGAATTTAAACAAATGTTCTATCCGAACAGAGAAGACTGGAGACTTGCCGCAATGGATCATGTTTTCGGAATCGTTCCGGAAGCGATAACTAGGTTTTCTAAGTTATAGTTAGGAATTGACTCGCAGTTCGCCGGCTACGGCCAATTGAGGATGATAAATCAAACCCTGTCTATGATTAACAGAGTAACATCGTCTTCGAAATCAGATCTATGGCAATAGGTTCTACATTCCTTAATCAAACTTTCAGCAGCTTCCGCAGAATGTGCTTGAGAATGATTTCGAACCGCTAGGGTAAGCAAATCCTCACTATATCTTCTTGTTCTTTCTGAATTAGAATGTTCCGTAAGTCCATCTGTGTATAATACCAATCTGTCTTGAGGCTGGAAAGCGGTTACGTACTCTTCAAAGAAAAGATCAGGGATAACTCCGACTAATTTTCCTTTTGTTTCTAAATGTAAGGAACTTCCTTCTGCCTTTCTATACAAGATAGGTGGGTTATGGCCTGCGTTTGTATAGGACATTGTATTTGTCCCAGTATGAATGATCGCATAAAAAGCAGTTAGAAAATTTCCAGCTAATTTATTATACAATGCGTAGTTTAAGGCGGTGAAAAATTTGGAAGGACTTCCTAATGTTTCTGAATCGAATGTACTTACTACGGTATGAATGACTGTGGCCACTACCGAGGCGGATAGTCCATGACCGGAAACATCTGCGATTAAAACACCGCTTCGGTTCTCATCCAATTTTAGAATGTTATAAAAATCCCCACCCACATTGTCGTAAGGGATATGTTGCACTCCAAACTCAAGGCCTCCCACGTATGGAAGACTTGATGGAAGTATCTTATGCATTACTTCTCTGGCACGTTTTAGTTCTCTGTCCGTATCCAAAACTTTGTGGAATAAGTTTGCGTTTTTGATAGTTACACTTAAACGATTTGCAATAGCGCCTAACATTTCTAGATCAGCATGTGTGAATGCAAATCCTGAGTATTTATTGTTAACGCTTATAACTCCCAATAATTCTCCTCTAAATAATAATGGAGCGGAGATAAGCGAGTTTGCTTCGAATTTATATTTTGCACTTTTGTCGTATCTTGGGTCTTCGTCCAGATTTTGGATGAGTAGGCTTTGTTTTTCTTTTGCGACCCAGCCTGAAATTCCTTCTCCATAAGGGACTTGTATATTGTGGATTGCATCTTCTGGGATTCCCCTAGCAGCTAAGACTCTTAATACTTCCAAGGTCGGGTCTGCTAAGTAGATTGTTCCTGCTTTTGCTTCTAAAAATTCGAGTACCTTATCTAAGAGCCAATTTCCTAATTCGTGAATACTCTTTTCTGCGACTGTTAATTTTTCGAATTCGTAAAGTAGTCTTAGCTCTAGCACCCTCTTCTTCAG
This window encodes:
- a CDS encoding GAF domain-containing SpoIIE family protein phosphatase, whose product is MSTIDSEARKYKSLLNTSTILNANLDLYQLLPLIMLYSKDLLEAEASSLFLLEEKDGFLYCEVALGEKGEIVQKYARLEPGQGIAGWVAKEKKAIILEDAYTDPRFNPALDQKTGFRTRSLACVPLYIADKVIGTLEILNKSDNRSFEASDVEVLNSLSEMAAIAIKNAQAHETLKKRVLELRLLYEFEKLTVAEKSIHELGNWLLDKVLEFLEAKAGTIYLADPTLEVLRVLAARGIPEDAIHNIQVPYGEGISGWVAKEKQSLLIQNLDEDPRYDKSAKYKFEANSLISAPLLFRGELLGVISVNNKYSGFAFTHADLEMLGAIANRLSVTIKNANLFHKVLDTDRELKRAREVMHKILPSSLPYVGGLEFGVQHIPYDNVGGDFYNILKLDENRSGVLIADVSGHGLSASVVATVIHTVVSTFDSETLGSPSKFFTALNYALYNKLAGNFLTAFYAIIHTGTNTMSYTNAGHNPPILYRKAEGSSLHLETKGKLVGVIPDLFFEEYVTAFQPQDRLVLYTDGLTEHSNSERTRRYSEDLLTLAVRNHSQAHSAEAAESLIKECRTYCHRSDFEDDVTLLIIDRV